DNA from Ziziphus jujuba cultivar Dongzao chromosome 2, ASM3175591v1:
agAGAATACAATTATGAAAAAGACTAtcataatgataaaaattaaaatttttaatcgaAGCAactacattttttattaattaataatttttttgggacaaatattacaatatattctaaattaaaagaaaagagattTCATCTATACCAAAATCTGAAGATGTATTCTAATTGGTTTTTCCATTAGGTTAAATctacaaatatttattaattaacaattgaaatttaataaatatagaatttttttttttttggttagagaTTATAGAATATTCTTAATTAAAAGGAATAAAAAGCATCTTCACTCAAGGTTGGCGGAACGTATAAAATGGAGGTATAATAATCCTCAGTAACTTTATCACTAAATTAAATCTACGAATaaaaaacatacttgtaataaAAAGAAAGGGATAGATAGAAGAGGGGGGAGGAATACAACTGCTTAATGTATATTTAGTGGCACTcaatttatttaacaaaaacaCTGGGTTTATGAGTGACATGGCAACATTGGATTGGTTGAAAGACAGATAAAATACTTTTTCGATTTCTGCGAAGTTACTTGCGAGTTCTCACGAGATGTCACATCCAAACAAAAACTGGTGTGCTGCtgctgctattattattattattattattatgtttagagtataaaataaaagaaattattattattattattattgctgttgttttttacaatataaaataaaaaaagttatagaTCAGCATAAAGAAAGTAACATAAAAAGAggtataaaataaaagaaattacgatatcagcaaaaaaagaaaataacataaaaagaaaaaaaaatagttacttaaattaaacttttaataGTAAGATAAACATACTGCTCATGAAGGAAACTTAAGAAATATATGttgttcgttttttttttttttttttcccttggttTTCAAGATAAATATACATGGTTGTTTAgctataaataaaattctaatacGATGTTTATTTTAGTCTCATCTTTTGTAATTTTAGAAAaccaataaaagataaataattattaatttattttattattattattgttattttttttaaaaaaactacatAAATGATATAGTACACAACTTGCACATGGTTAGTATTGTCATTTTATTGAAAGAAACATCCAAGAATaaaagttcttttttattttttttattttttatgggttATAATAATTCcacttaattataaatttgacaaTATATTATGTTGAATCGTATTCATATTGTTTTATATCGTGTTCgcataaaatttaattgatcCAAATATAATCTGttaaatttttatgtgaaaatatataaatatgaatctattttttaaattattatataatctaTCATCTGACATATTAATccatttagaatatatataaatttaaaaatttaaatataatttgactttcaaataataaaataattttttttttaaaaaacatcttATAAATGATTTGgttgtttttacattttttaaaattaagagaaattaatacatgtttaataataaattaaacaattctaataatataaatcttatataattacaaaaaaaaaaaaagaaaatccatctTTAATGGGTTTATCGTGTATTATTGTGTTTTAGCTATTAAAAttcattaactttttaaatCTTATTAGGTGATACTGATACGAATCTGATATCATATTCTCAATCCAAATCTACAAATTATGACATGAGTTTGTATTACATTATcttatcatataaaattttaccaaaCTTACTTGATTATAAAGCCTTAAACCCACAATATCTATAGAGTATAAATGTTTTTATAtgtgattataaatataaatgatttactaaattatatcttttaattggaaaattaaagttgatttagaataaaaaaaaatatatatatatatatatatatatctaaacatCGAAAACCAAAAGCAAAGGAGAAAAAAGATTGCACATAAGTGACGGGCAAATTTGTCATTTCGATGATCAGCCACGATGCTCACCAGCTTCGGCCTCTATATATAATGCCCCCCTTCACTACACCTTCCACAATCACCTCATCTCAACcatctttttctctttattcactctctctctctctctctctctctttctctctctctttctgagctttttcatttttttcatctccctcttctttttcttagaaaacaaacccaaaaaaaaaaaaaaaaaattaaatacataaattaaaaaaaataaaaaaagtaaaaatccaaaaaatgttGTGGGAGTCTTGTTATCTTTTCATACCAAGAACTGGGTTTTCCTCAGTTCAAAGCTTcgaaatctttttctctctcctcctgtTCGTTTCCATCATATCTTTCTGTTTCTCTCCCGGAGGTCTTGCTTGGTCTCTGTCCAAATCTCGAGTCCAAGTCAAGACTCGAACCGCCATTCCCGGACCTTCTGGTCTTCCTCTTCTCGGTTCGGTTTTTGCTTTCACAGGCTCTTTAACTCACAGAGTTCTTGCCAAGCTTGTTAAAACTCACAAAGCCAAGTCATTAATGGCATTCTCTGTTGGTTTCACTCGTTTCGCTATCTCGAGTCAGCCCGAAACAGCAAAAGAGCTTCTAAACAACTCCGCTTTTGCCGATCGACCCGTTAAGGAATCGGCTTACGAGCTTCTCTTCCACAGAGCAATGGGTTTTGCTCCTTTTGGAGATTACTGGAGAAAACTAAGGAGAATCTCAGCTACCCATTTGTTCAGCCCAAAGAGAATCGCTTCTTTGGCCGGTTTTCGGGGAGATATTGGTATGAAAATGGTTGAAaaaatgaaggagttgatggaGAGAAATGGAGAGGTTGAAGTTAGGAAGGTTTTGCATTTTGGGTCTTTGAATAATGTTATGATGAGTGTGTTTGGAAAAAGCTATGAGTTTGGTGATGAGGATGATCATGAAGGAATTGAGCTTGATGGGTTAGTGAAGGAAGGGTATGATTTGCTTGGGATTTTCAATTGGAGTGATCATTTTCCTTTACTGGGTTTCTTGGATTTGCAAGGGGTGAGGAAAAGATGCAAGAAACTGGTTCTCAAAGTGAATGATTTTGTTGGCAAAATCATTGAAGAACATAGGGCGAAAAGGGGTAGTAATCAGAATGTAAGAAGGAACTTTGTTGGTGGTGCTGGTGATGAGAACGGTGATTTTGTTGATGTTTTGCTTGATTTAGGGAAGGAAAATGGATTCACTGATTCTGATAtgattgctgttttgtgggtaggtttttattttttttaatgttttagtcTTCTGATTCATTTTTGGTTCATTAGGTTTTGGTTTTcttaatacaaaaatttattgtttttaatggtgtatttttaaaataattttttttttatcttttcttttctttagaaaattctattttttccttacgtttttaaaactaaattgaGGGTCAGTACCGATTCTTTGTTTCATCGTTAAATATCCtcttttctaatattttcaaCATGTATTTGTAGATTCCATGGATTTTTCTCTTGGGTATCCAATAATTTATGTATAAAGATTTGATGGatctttttttaactttttatctaTACGGTCGGATCTATAAGTAAATATGTGCACAGTTTTGATGTGTTGTAAGCATAATATTTCTCATTCTATATTGATCATAAAATGATGTAATAATTGCCAAGTATTACTatatatcattttcattttaaattattaattgatggtatttatatattttggaatgCTGTATTATTCTCATTTCTTGACTTATTTGtcatatgcattttattttattttttttattacaggAAATGATTTTCAGAGGGACTGATACAGTTGCAATCCTCTTGGAGTGGATACTTGCAAGAATGATTCTCCATCCGGAAATTCAAACCAAGGCACAGTTGGAAATTGACACCGTCGTCGGTAATCACCGATCGGTTTCGGATTTGGACCTCCCTAACCTCCCTTACATCCAAGCCATAGTGAAAGAAACACTTAGAATGCACCCACCAGGTCCACTCCTCTCATGGGCTAGGCTTGCCATCCATGACACACATATAAGCGACCACTTCATTCCGGCTGGCACGACCGCCATTGTTAATATGTGGTCGATAACTCACGACGAGCAGATCTGGTCCGAACCGAATGAGTTCAACCCGGAAAGATTCATCAAGGAAGATGTATCCATTTTGGGGTCCGATCTCAGGTTAGCTCCTTTTGGTTCTGGAAGAAGGGTTTGTCCTGGTAAAGCTATGGGATTAGCTACTGTTGAGCTTTGGGTTGCTCAGTTGCTTCAGAGCTTCAAATGGACGCCTTCAAATTCTGGGGTTGATTTGTCTGAGATCTTGAAACTTTCCATGGAGATGAAGCACTGTTTGGTTTGCAAGACTTTTCCTAGGGTTTAAATTCCTAAATTTCTTCTTTGTTTGGCTtttgtttgttgttgttataATCCATGATTTTGCGATCTTGCTATTTGGGGATTTGGGGTCATATCATCTTGTATGATCACTCTTTATCTGGCTGCTGGTTGGGGTTTGGTTTTAGGTATAAAAAAGGGTTCTCCAGTATGTATACTTTTACATGAAAACCTAGAActgttattttgtttaattagcaagaagtttgggttttgttgtGGGAATGCTAGGTTGTTATAATATGGTGTTTTGAGTGGCAGTGGAAGTTTTtgtttaaatgtaaaatattttaatttttatcttttaatggtAAGTTCTGTTTTCAATATATGCTTTGCTGTCTtagaatatgataatttttGTTACCAGATTATTATCTATTTAGCATAAGATGATTTTTGTTAGTTTCCTATgcaatattataattttcaattgggtaatataattaacaaattgCAATATAACGTGTATATAATTACCTTTCTCAATGTTACCTAcgttgtatgtatatatgttacatTAATTAGTCTGCAGGtttctatatattatttttgtaaaagatTCAAAGAAAACTAACATAAATCCTTCGTTTTCCAAATTTTGAGCCTATTTTACACATCTATGGCAGGCGATGCAATAAGATCTTCATCTGCTCAGTCGGAAATCTGCAATATTTATTCAACGTTTTATTATCATGGATGGAGTTATCACGCACTAATCAAGATAAAGGAGAATATTACATTCTTAGTTTTTATGTGAATGAGCTTTATTGTGTGTTCGGAGAGGTAACTAGCAGGTTTATTCATTTCCATCCCATCTGAACTCTAGAATAACTCTACTTCCAGCAAAAATTAATGCAAAATCAAACTTATCTCAAGGTGGAGGTGTGTTTATTAGAATATGTTCCATATCAccccttaaaatatatataccaaaaagatatatatatatatatatatatatatatattctaagatTAAGACcaattgataaatcaaactattTGGACTTTTTTCATTAAACCTTGTATcaccttaaaaataaatttgattgtgtATTGTTGATGATTTATTTGAATTCATAAAGGATTAATTTTGCTCTTTTAGAATATTAGTATTTCAttgaattcatatataattCACTAATATAGTTTTACATTTCATcctttaaaataattcaaatgaCACATAGTTTTACTAAGAGGTTGTTCTACTAAAATAGTAACCAATactatataattgatatataatGTCAGAAACAAAAATTGGGTTCTTGTAATTAACAAATTTATGTATTCCTAGAtcattactttttaatttaacttttcCAAAATGCATAGAAAATAATGGAGGATATTAAGATGTTATATAAATAAAGATGATAGTTTTTATAGAAGTTAATTAATCAGCATTTCCTTTGGAGTAatatatagagaaaaaaaaaaaaaaaaaccttatgaTGACGAAATCATGACCATAAACACATGAATAAGAAAGCAGACTGATCATAAGGGATCCAATTCGTTAAAAAGATCACCTAGTTAGTAGAACCAAATTGTTAGGTGGTGGTCCTAGAAACATGTTCTTAAGAATCACACTGCTTATGATATTTTCCGTATTCTTTTGAATTCACATTCTGATGATATATCAATCAGTTTTTATATACGAAAAATGTCGATCAGTTCTTATGAATTCTCATCACAAAAAAACTGTGAGCCCTCATCAATCTTTTTCCTGTCTTTAAATTATTCTTGGCATGCTTTTTTCGATCTGCAACTTTATCTCCTTCTAAGTGtaggtttttactttttttgattGTGaaaatagatggaaaaaaaaggTTGCTTAAACTGTTTGCTAAAGATTCCATGTTAGCTTAACGGCTGggattataaacaaaaaaaatctcttCTCGTGCTTTTGATCATTACAGCACACAAATGTTCATTACTTCATGATTGAAGAATAAGAACCTAAGCCAAACAATGATAAGGCTTAACTCTTTTCCAAGGATTCCAATCCTTGCATATTGAGAggaatatatttttggtaaagcTTCCGTTAATGAAAAGCTTTCGTCCTTTTTTCtaacaacaaaagaaaataaatatgaatataggTAGGATTTGAATCCCCAGACGTAAGAAGAAAGACTGCATATGGGATATGGATATCCAGACTgataaatatgcatatatatagaaaatcacAAGTTGTTTTTTATCATATtgatttgataatatatattatattgaggACTTATatcaaccattttgatataatttaaaaaaaacaaatccaatccaattaaacaaattttaaaaaataattaactactCTAATAAGATATTTTAGTTTGATATCCTTTAACCCTtatggtaaaaatgtaaaagaaatgaTGATTAATCTCTTATATGCTTAAagtaatagtaatttttttaatttttaatactgTCAAATATAGATCTTAAGTTTAAATCTCAACAAAATGTGCtcagtcaaaaaataaaaagcacatGTAAAGATTCAAAATAAACCTCAAAAGAAATTGAGTCTGCATGTGAGACGATATAAATGAAAAGGATGACCCACCTCCTAATGATCTAaacttttgggaaaaaaaatagtaattcaaTTGTCATGTATCATGCTCGTAACTTAATTT
Protein-coding regions in this window:
- the LOC107419023 gene encoding cytochrome P450 78A5 produces the protein MLWESCYLFIPRTGFSSVQSFEIFFSLLLFVSIISFCFSPGGLAWSLSKSRVQVKTRTAIPGPSGLPLLGSVFAFTGSLTHRVLAKLVKTHKAKSLMAFSVGFTRFAISSQPETAKELLNNSAFADRPVKESAYELLFHRAMGFAPFGDYWRKLRRISATHLFSPKRIASLAGFRGDIGMKMVEKMKELMERNGEVEVRKVLHFGSLNNVMMSVFGKSYEFGDEDDHEGIELDGLVKEGYDLLGIFNWSDHFPLLGFLDLQGVRKRCKKLVLKVNDFVGKIIEEHRAKRGSNQNVRRNFVGGAGDENGDFVDVLLDLGKENGFTDSDMIAVLWEMIFRGTDTVAILLEWILARMILHPEIQTKAQLEIDTVVGNHRSVSDLDLPNLPYIQAIVKETLRMHPPGPLLSWARLAIHDTHISDHFIPAGTTAIVNMWSITHDEQIWSEPNEFNPERFIKEDVSILGSDLRLAPFGSGRRVCPGKAMGLATVELWVAQLLQSFKWTPSNSGVDLSEILKLSMEMKHCLVCKTFPRV